A part of Perognathus longimembris pacificus isolate PPM17 chromosome 16, ASM2315922v1, whole genome shotgun sequence genomic DNA contains:
- the Pi4k2b gene encoding phosphatidylinositol 4-kinase type 2-beta isoform X1: protein MAEFRESGRRASAGGREEDDDEEREPLLPRIAWAGPRRGAPGSAVRLLEAAGDEGVAVLREAGDGDSPAPPGDASRRLSRDLGASGSSTADWERNRLATSEMNSFLDDPEFADIVLRAEQAIEIGVFPQRITQGSSGSYFVKDPKRKIIGVFKPKSEEPYGQLNPKWTKYVHKICCPCCFGRGCLLPNQGYLSEAGASLVDEKLHLGIVPKTKVVWLVSETFNYSAIDRAKSKGKKYALEKVPKVGRKFHRIGLPPKIGSFQLFVEGYKEAEYWLRKFEADPLPENIRKQFQSQFERLVILDYIIRNTDRGNDNWLVRYEKEKCGKEMDGQEANWIDDKELLIKIAAIDNGLAFPFKHPDEWRAYPFYWAWLPQAKVPFSEEIRNLILPYISDMNFVQDLCEDLYELFKTDRGFDKATFESQMSVMRGQILNLTQALRDGKSPVQLVQMPCVIVERSQGGGQGRIVHLSSSFTQTVHCRKPFFSTW, encoded by the exons ATGGCGGAGTTCCGCGAGTCGGGCCGGCGGGCGTCGGCGGGCGGCCgggaggaggacgacgacgaggAGCGGGAGCCGCTGCTGCCGCGCATCGCCTGGGCCGGGCCGCGGAGAGGCGCGCCGGGGAGCGCCGTGCGGCTGCTGGAGGCCGCGGGAGACGAAGGCGTGGCTGTCCTCCGCGAGGCGGGCGACGGGGACTCGCCGGCCCCTCCCGGAGACGCGTCCCGCCGCCTGTCCCGGGACCTCGGGGCGTCGGGGAGCTCGACCGCCGACTGGGAGCGGAACCGCCTCGCGACCTCAG AGATGAATTCATTCTTGGATGATCCAGAATTTGCTGATATTGTACTGAGAGCAGAGCAAGCAATCGAAATTGGAGTTTTTCCACAAAGAATCACTCAAGGGTCAAGTGGAAGTTACTTTGTGAAGGATCCTAAGAGG AAAATTATTGGTGTGTTTAAGCCCAAATCAGAAGAACCTTATGGTCAACTGAATCCAAAATGGACCAAATATGTTCATAAGATCTGCTGCCCTTGCTGCTTCGGCAGAGGCTGCCTGCTTCCTAACCAGGGATACCTTTCTGAAGCTGGTGCCTCCCTGGTGGATGAGAAGCTtcacctgggcattgtccctaaaaCAAAG GTGGTCTGGCTTGTCAGTGAGACCTTTAACTACAGTGCAATTGACCGTGCAAAATCAAAAGGCAAAAAGTATGCCTTAGAGAAAGTGCCAAAAGTAGGTAGAAAGTTCCATCGGATAGGACTCCCTCCTAAG ATTGGTTCCTTTCAGTTATTTGTTGAAGGTTACAAGGAGGCTGAATATTGGCTTAGGAAATTTGAAGCTGATCCTTTGCCTGAGAATATTAGAAAACAATTTCAGTCACAATTTGAAAGATTAGTTATTTTGGATTACATCATCAGAAATACAG acAGGGGAAATGACAACTGGTTAGTCAGATATGAAAAGGAGAAATGTGGAAAGGAAATGGACGGTCAG gaAGCAAACTGGATTGATGATAAAGAACTGCTTATTAAAATAGCTGCAATTGATAATGGCCTTGCATTTCCTTTTAAACATCCTGATGAATGGAGGGCAT ATCCATTTTACTGGGCTTGGCTTCCTCAAGCCAAAGTTCCTTTTTCTGAAGAAATAAGAAACTTGATTCTACCCTATATTTCTGACATGAACTTTGTGCAAGATTTGTGTGAAGATCTTTAtgaactttttaag ACTGATAGAGGATTTGACAAAGCCACATTTGAAAGTCAGATGTCTGTGATGCGGGGCCAG aTCTTAAAtcttacccaggccctgagagatGGGAAGAGCCCTGTCCAGCTGGTCCAGATGCCTTGTGTGATCGTGGAGCGCAGCCAAGGTGGCGGTCAAGGGCGGATTGTCCACCTGAGCAGCTCCTTCACCCAGACCGTCCATTGCAGGAAGCCATTTTTTTCCACCTGGTAG
- the Pi4k2b gene encoding phosphatidylinositol 4-kinase type 2-beta isoform X2, with the protein MAEFRESGRRASAGGREEDDDEEREPLLPRIAWAGPRRGAPGSAVRLLEAAGDEGVAVLREAGDGDSPAPPGDASRRLSRDLGASGSSTADWERNRLATSEMNSFLDDPEFADIVLRAEQAIEIGVFPQRITQGSSGSYFVKDPKRKIIGVFKPKSEEPYGQLNPKWTKYVHKICCPCCFGRGCLLPNQGYLSEAGASLVDEKLHLGIVPKTKVVWLVSETFNYSAIDRAKSKGKKYALEKVPKVGRKFHRIGLPPKEANWIDDKELLIKIAAIDNGLAFPFKHPDEWRAYPFYWAWLPQAKVPFSEEIRNLILPYISDMNFVQDLCEDLYELFKTDRGFDKATFESQMSVMRGQILNLTQALRDGKSPVQLVQMPCVIVERSQGGGQGRIVHLSSSFTQTVHCRKPFFSTW; encoded by the exons ATGGCGGAGTTCCGCGAGTCGGGCCGGCGGGCGTCGGCGGGCGGCCgggaggaggacgacgacgaggAGCGGGAGCCGCTGCTGCCGCGCATCGCCTGGGCCGGGCCGCGGAGAGGCGCGCCGGGGAGCGCCGTGCGGCTGCTGGAGGCCGCGGGAGACGAAGGCGTGGCTGTCCTCCGCGAGGCGGGCGACGGGGACTCGCCGGCCCCTCCCGGAGACGCGTCCCGCCGCCTGTCCCGGGACCTCGGGGCGTCGGGGAGCTCGACCGCCGACTGGGAGCGGAACCGCCTCGCGACCTCAG AGATGAATTCATTCTTGGATGATCCAGAATTTGCTGATATTGTACTGAGAGCAGAGCAAGCAATCGAAATTGGAGTTTTTCCACAAAGAATCACTCAAGGGTCAAGTGGAAGTTACTTTGTGAAGGATCCTAAGAGG AAAATTATTGGTGTGTTTAAGCCCAAATCAGAAGAACCTTATGGTCAACTGAATCCAAAATGGACCAAATATGTTCATAAGATCTGCTGCCCTTGCTGCTTCGGCAGAGGCTGCCTGCTTCCTAACCAGGGATACCTTTCTGAAGCTGGTGCCTCCCTGGTGGATGAGAAGCTtcacctgggcattgtccctaaaaCAAAG GTGGTCTGGCTTGTCAGTGAGACCTTTAACTACAGTGCAATTGACCGTGCAAAATCAAAAGGCAAAAAGTATGCCTTAGAGAAAGTGCCAAAAGTAGGTAGAAAGTTCCATCGGATAGGACTCCCTCCTAAG gaAGCAAACTGGATTGATGATAAAGAACTGCTTATTAAAATAGCTGCAATTGATAATGGCCTTGCATTTCCTTTTAAACATCCTGATGAATGGAGGGCAT ATCCATTTTACTGGGCTTGGCTTCCTCAAGCCAAAGTTCCTTTTTCTGAAGAAATAAGAAACTTGATTCTACCCTATATTTCTGACATGAACTTTGTGCAAGATTTGTGTGAAGATCTTTAtgaactttttaag ACTGATAGAGGATTTGACAAAGCCACATTTGAAAGTCAGATGTCTGTGATGCGGGGCCAG aTCTTAAAtcttacccaggccctgagagatGGGAAGAGCCCTGTCCAGCTGGTCCAGATGCCTTGTGTGATCGTGGAGCGCAGCCAAGGTGGCGGTCAAGGGCGGATTGTCCACCTGAGCAGCTCCTTCACCCAGACCGTCCATTGCAGGAAGCCATTTTTTTCCACCTGGTAG